One segment of Panicum virgatum strain AP13 chromosome 1K, P.virgatum_v5, whole genome shotgun sequence DNA contains the following:
- the LOC120650935 gene encoding lysine histidine transporter 2-like — MASLSAPDLMEEYVEKVEERKQEERRRDASLDEWLPITSSRTAKWYYSAFHNVAAMVGAGVLGLPFAMSQLGWGAGTVAIVGSFAVTLYTLWQMVEMHEMVPGRRFDRYHELGQHAFGDRLGLWIIVPQQLVVEVGTDVVYMVTGGQSLKKAHDLLCNGRCKDIRLAFWIMMFAAAQLPLSQLPNFNSISAVSAAAAVMSLTYSMIAFFASTAKGAAAGAGAGADYALRAPTAAGKVFGVLNALGAVAFAYAGHNVVLEIQATIPSTPERPSKKPMWRGVVAAYAVVALCYFAVAFAGYYAFGNAVDPNVLISLEKPRWLVAAANLMVAVHVVGSYQVFAMPVFDMMETVLVKKLRFAPSTGLRLVARSAYVLATMFVGMTFPFFDGLLGFFGGFGFAPTTYFIPCIIWMMLKKPKKYGLTWFINVFCIVIGVLLMLASPIGGMRQIIHDVKSFKFYS, encoded by the coding sequence ATGGCGTCGCTGTCGGCGCCGGACCTGATGGAGGAGTACGTGGAGAAGGTGGAGGAGCGGAAgcaggaggagcggcgccgggacGCGAGCCTCGACGAGTGGCTCCCCATCACCTCCTCCCGCACCGCCAAGTGGTACTACTCGGCCTTCCACAACGTGGCGGCCATGGTGGGCGCCGGCGTGCTGGGCCTGCCCTTCGCCATGTCACAGCTCGGGTGGGGCGCCGGGACCGTGGCCATCGTCGGCTCCTTCGCCGTCACGCTCTACACGCTGTGGCAGATGGTGGAGATGCACGAGATGGTGCCCGGACGGCGCTTCGACCGCTACCACGAGCTCGGCCAGCACGCCTTCGGGGACCGCCTCGGGCTCTGGATCATCGTCCCGCAGCAGCTCGTCGTCGAGGTCGGCACCGACGTCGTCTACATGGTCACCGGCGGCCAGTCGCTCAAGAAGGCGCACGACCTCCTCTGCAATGGCCGGTGCAAGGACATCCGCCTCGCCTTCTGGATCATGAtgttcgccgccgcccagctccCGCTCTCGCAGCTCCCCAACTTCAACTCCATCTCCGCCgtctccgcggccgccgccgtcatgtCGCTCACCTACTCCATGATCGCCTTCTTCGCCTCCACCGCCaagggcgccgccgctggcgccggcgccggcgccgactaCGCGCTCAGGGCGCCCACCGCGGCGGGCAAGGTGTTCGGCGTGCTCAACGCGCTGGGCGCCGTCGCCTTCGCCTACGCCGGCCACAACGTGGTGCTGGAGATCCAGGCCACTATCCCGTCCACCCCGGAGCGGCCGTCCAAGAAGCCCAtgtggcgcggcgtggtggcggCCTACGCCGTCGTCGCGCTCTGCTACTTCGCCGTCGCCTTCGCCGGCTACTACGCCTTCGGCAACGCGGTGGACCCCAACGTGCTCATCAGCCTGGAGAAGCCGCGGTGGCTCGTCGCGGCGGCGAATCTCATGGTGGCCGTGCACGTCGTCGGCAGCTACCAGGTGTTCGCCATGCCGGTGTTCgacatgatggagacggtgcTGGTGAAGAAGCTCCGGTTCGCCCCGAGCACCGGGCTCCGGCTCGTCGCGCGCTCCGCCTACGTCCTGGCCACCATGTTCGTCGGCATGACCTTCCCCTTCTTCGACGGGCTGCTGGGCTTCTTCGGCGGGTTCGGCTTCGCGCCCACCACCTACTTCATCCCCTGCATCATCTGGATGATgctcaagaagcccaagaagtACGGCCTGACGTGGTTCATCAACGTCTTCTGCATCGTGATCGGGGTGCTCCTGATGCTCGCCTCCCCCATTGGAGGCATGCGGCAGATCATCCATGACGTCAAGAGCTTCAAGTTCTACTCTTAG